One region of Malania oleifera isolate guangnan ecotype guangnan chromosome 6, ASM2987363v1, whole genome shotgun sequence genomic DNA includes:
- the LOC131158898 gene encoding glucuronoxylan 4-O-methyltransferase 1 — MIHQQTKFPTHSSLPSIFKPRQNMRPKTHYALNLKLLLLGIFLAFFFLFLLRSSFSSSQKKLTSSISQTFLPKAPNPTKCSPTCTKIPPSLAHALIHYSTSTITPQQTLKEISVTSKILQKRSPCNFLVFGLGHDSLMWSILNYGGRTIFVEEDGAWIEQIKRRFPTLESYHVKYDSKVNQAEDLMEAGKGPECTAVGDPRYSMCQLALKGLPSEVYDIKWDLIMVDAPTGYYEEAPGRMTAIYTAGMMARNREDGETDVFVHDVNRIVEDKFSKAFLCDGYMRKQEGRLRHFTIPSHRDGLNRPFCPPTPLE; from the coding sequence ATGATTCATCAACAAACCAAATTCCCAACCCACTCATCTCTTCCTTCCATTTTCAAACCCAGACAAAACATGAGGCCGAAAACCCATTACGCCTTGAACCTGAAACTCCTCCTCCTCGGTATCTTCCTggctttcttcttcctcttccttttgAGATCAAGCTTTTCATCTTCCCAGAAAAAACTAACATCCTCCATCTCACAGACCTTTCTTCCAAAGGCACCGAATCCCACAAAATGCTCGCCTACTTGCACCAAGATACCACCCTCCTTGGCTCACGCTCTTATCCACTACTCAACCTCAACCATCACCCCACAACAAACACTCAAGGAAATCTCAGTGACCTCAAAGATACTCCAAAAGAGGTCACCGTGTAACTTTCTGGTCTTCGGCCTCGGACATGACAGCCTCATGTGGAGCATTCTCAACTATGGCGGGCGAACCATCTTCGTTGAAGAAGATGGGGCATGGATTGAGCAAATCAAACGGCGGTTTCCCACACTCGAATCATATCATGTCAAGTATGACAGCAAAGTGAACCAGGCAGAGGATCTCATGGAGGCAGGTAAGGGCCCCGAGTGCACCGCAGTTGGGGACCCTAGATACTCCATGTGCCAGCTTGCCCTCAAGGGATTGCCTAGTGAGGTCTATGACATAAAATGGGACTTGATCATGGTGGATGCACCGACTGGCTACTACGAGGAGGCACCAGGGAGGATGACCGCCATATACACAGCAGGGATGATGGCCAGGAACAGGGAGGATGGGGAGACAGATGTATTTGTGCATGATGTAAACCGGATTGTGGAGGACAAGTTCTCCAAGGCGTTTCTGTGTGATGGATATATGAGAAAACAGGAGGGAAGGCTAAGGCACTTCACAATCCCAAGCCACAGAGACGGCCTAAACAGGCCCTTCTGTCCCCCAACTCCCCTAGAATAA
- the LOC131157268 gene encoding 1-acyl-sn-glycerol-3-phosphate acyltransferase BAT2, chloroplastic — translation MVSTSAFTAKISSLNGATDWKRPSSTSLSFFAPKSVSCISRKYGVFWHYFVPKKEPNVSHYDSKLGNRNKFRNTVVRSELAESGSPSVAYPVSELQLDPKIRGICFYAVTALAAIFLILPMIVLHPFVLLLDRHRRKFHHLIAKIWATLTITPFLNVKYEGLDNLPAPDAPAVYVSNHQSFLDIYTLLTLGRSFKFISKRAIFLFPIVGWAMFLLGIIPLKRMDNRSQLDCLKRCIDLVKKGASVFFFPEGTRSKDGKLAAFKRGAFSIAAKTRAPVIPITLMGTGKIMPAGMEAILNRGAVKVVIHKPIEGTDADVLCNEARSTIAEVLSNRGK, via the exons ATGGTGTCGACCAGTGCTTTCACAGCTAAAATTTCCAGCTTGAACGGAGCGACTGACTGGAAAAGGCCTTCCTCGACGTCGCTTTCCTTCT TTGCTCCAAAGAGTGTTTCATGCATTTCGAGGAAATATGGTGTGTTTTGGCACTATTTTGTCCCAAAAAAAGAGCCGAATGTATCACATTATGATAGCAAATTGGGTAACAGGAATAAATTCAGAAATACTGTTGTCAGATCTGAACTTGCTGAATCTGGATCACCAAGTGTTGCCTATCCAGTATCAG AACTTCAACTGGATCCAAAAATTAGAGGAATTTGCTTTTATGCCGTCACTGCTCTCGCAGCAATTTTTCTAATTCTACCAATGATTGTACTGCATCCTTTTGTGCTCTTGTTGGATCGACACCGCAGAAAATTTCATCACCTTATTGCTAAAATTTGGGCAACTTTAACCATTACTCCATTCCTTAATGTCAAATATGAGGGATTGGATAATCTGCCTGCACCAGATGCACCTGCTGTGTATGTTTCCAACCACCAGAGTTTTTTAGACATATACACTCTTCTCACTCTTGGGAGAAGCTTTAAGTTCATCAGCAAGAGAGCAATTTTCCTCTTTCCTATTGTTGGTTGGGCCATGTTTCTGCTCGGTATTATTCCTTTGAAGCGAATGGACAACAGAAGTCAGTTG GACTGTCTAAAACGTTGCATTGATCTCGTCAAGAAGGGTGCATCTGTCTTTTTCTTCCCAGAGGGGACTCGAAGTAAAGATGGAAAATTAGCTGCTTTCAAG AGAGGTGCATTCAGTATTGCTGCCAAAACCAGAGCTCCAGTTATACCAATTACTCTCATGGGAACTGGAAAAATCATGCCTGCGGGAATGGAGGCTATATTAAATCGAGGAGCTGTGAAAGTTGTTATTCACAAGCCTATAGAAGGAACTGATGCAGACGTACTTTGCAATGAAGCTAGAAGCACGATTGCTGAGGTGCTTAGCAACCGAGGCAAATGA